The window CGTCGAGAAGGCCCGCGAGACGGTCGCCTTCGCGGAGGCGCTCACCGCGCCGGTGCAGGTCTCCGTCGACGTCGGGACCGACCTCTACGACGTCCCGAAGAAGGTCTACGACGCCTGCGACGAGGCGGGGGTGAAAGTGAACCGGACCGCCCCCGAACTGATGAAGATCGTCTCCGACGCCGCCGGCGACGCCATCCAGGGCCGCGAGGTGCGCGAGTCGCTGCTCGTCGGCGTGACGACCGGCGGACGCGTGCAGGTGCGGCGCTCCGCGGAGTGACGCCGCCGTTTCGACCCCGAAAACGGCCGACCCAGAGGCTCAGAACTCCCCTCGTTCCTCCAGCGAGCGCACGAGCGACTTGACGTCCTGAGCACGTTCCTTCGGCACGACCAGCACGCGGTCGTCCCACGCCACGACCGCGAGGTCGGAGACGCCGACCAGCGAGACGTGTCGGTCGTCCGCGGCGACGACGTTGTCGGCGGCGTCGAGCGTCCGGAGCGCGACGTCGCCGGCGGTCACGTTTCCGTCCCCGTCGGCGTCGAGGACGCGTTCCAGCGCGTCCCAGGAGCCGACGTCGTCCCACGGAAACGAGACGGGCACGACGGCGACGTCCTCGGCCCGCTCGAAGACCGCGTTGTCGACGCTCACCGGCTCGACCGACTCGAACGCCGCGGTCGCGCCCGGACCTCCCGCGGTCGGCGGCTCCGCCGACTCATCAAGCGCCTCGAGCAGCGGGGCCAGCGGCGACGACGCCGCGGCGTCGACGAAGACCTCCGGCCGCCACGCGAACAGGCCCGCGTTCCAGTAGTGACCGGCCTCGACGTACCGCCTGGCGGTCTCGGCGTCCGGTTTCTCGTGGAACGACTCGACCGGTCGCCAGTCGGCGTCGGGCGCGGATCCCGCTGGGCCGTCGGGCGCGGATCCCGCTGGGCCGTCGGGCGCAGGTCCCGCTGGGCCGTCGTACGCAGACCCCGCCGGTTCGATGTACCCGTAGCCCGTCTCCGGGCGGGTCGGCTCGACGCCGAAGGTGACGAGCCGGTCCTCGGCTGCCGCAACCGCAGCGCCCCGGCGGACGGCGGCCGCGAAGCCCTCGCCGACGAGGTGGTCGCTCGGGAGCGCGAGGACGACGCAGTCGTCGTACCCGCGCGCGATTCTGTGAGTCGCATACAGCAGTGCCGGCCCGGTGTCGCGGCCGGCGGGTTCGACGAGCACGTCGGCGTCTGGGACGCGCGCTGCGACGCCGTCGGCGTACGACTCGCGGGTGACGACGACGACCTCGTCAGCGGCGTCGCGGGCGCGCGAGACGGTCCGTTCGAGGAGCGATTCCCCGCTCTCGCCGGCCAGCGGGAGGAACTGCTTCGGCCGGTGCGATCGGCTCGCCGGGTAGAGCCGGGAGCCGGTCCCGCCGGCGAGAACGACGGCGACGACCGGGAGCGGGACGTCGGGCGTCGTCGACGAGCGGTCGTCGGGACGGGCGTCGGCGGCACCGGCGTCCGCGACGTCGTCGGGTTCGGTCCCGGACATCACCACGTCTCCACGATGCCGTCTCCGACGTCCTCGACGCAGCCCTCGCAGTCGGGGTGGTCCCCCTCGAAACAGGCCGGATGGCCCTCGCCGTCCACGGCGACGGCCCGTCGCTCGGCGTGGCGGCGGCAGACGATCCGGAGGCGTCCCTCGCCGTCCCGCGGGAGCGAGTCCGGAACGGCGTCGCTTCCGGGGCCGGTGCTCTCGTCGCGGCCGTCGCGGTAGGCGTCGCGTGCGCGGGCGTACTGTCGCCCCGCCTCGCGGAATTTCTGTCTGACGAGACGTTCGAGACGGTCTTCCATCGGCCGGATATGCGGCTGCGACCGTGATAAGGACTGTTGGTGGGGCCGAACGGCGCCGGCCGTTCGTACCGGTCGCCTCTCCGTCCCTCGATCGACCGCACTCGGCCTTCACACTGCCGTTCTACCCACTGATTTCCACTTTCACTCCGCTTACGATACTTTATTACACATCGCGCACCAAACGCCCTGTGCCTCCCAACGGAAAACAAGGCGGAGGCGAGTGAAACTATGTCAGACCTGCGAACACACGCAGCGGAGATAGCCGAACAGTTCTCGGACCACTTGGACGTCGACGAAGACGAGGTCGAAGAGCGACTGGAGAACCTCGTCGAGGAGTACCGCGTGCCCGTCGAGGAGGCGCGCCGGTCGGTGATCAACAGCTACCTCGAAGAGGCCGGCCTCGAACGCGACGAGATCGGCCGCGGCGGCAACGACGAGGTCCACCTGGCCGACATCGACCAGGACGAGCAGTGGATCGACGTGACCGCCAAGGTCGTCGAACTGTGGGAGCCCCGGAGCGATTCGATCGCCCAGGTCGGCCTGCTCGGCGACGAGTCGGGTCGCACGAAGTTCGTCGCCTTCGAGACCTCCGACCTCCCGGAACTCGAAGAGGGCGCGGTGTACCGGCTGGGCAACGTCGTCACCGACGAGTACCAGGGCAACTTCTCGGTGAAACTGAACAAGACGACCTCGATCGAGGAACTCGACGAGGACATCGAGGTCGGCGACGACGCGATCACCGTCGAGGGCGCGCTCGTCGACATCCAGTCCGGGAGCGGCCTCATCAAGCGCTGCCCCGAGGAGGGCTGTACGCGCGTCCTCCAGAACGGCCGC is drawn from Halobellus limi and contains these coding sequences:
- a CDS encoding Tfx family DNA-binding protein translates to MDNVEDAGDDAAESEDAEEFDVEEALSEVGFDAEESVLTRRQAEVLVLRERGVRQSRIASMLGTSRANVSSVESSARRNVEKARETVAFAEALTAPVQVSVDVGTDLYDVPKKVYDACDEAGVKVNRTAPELMKIVSDAAGDAIQGREVRESLLVGVTTGGRVQVRRSAE
- a CDS encoding mannose-1-phosphate guanylyltransferase, with the translated sequence MSGTEPDDVADAGAADARPDDRSSTTPDVPLPVVAVVLAGGTGSRLYPASRSHRPKQFLPLAGESGESLLERTVSRARDAADEVVVVTRESYADGVAARVPDADVLVEPAGRDTGPALLYATHRIARGYDDCVVLALPSDHLVGEGFAAAVRRGAAVAAAEDRLVTFGVEPTRPETGYGYIEPAGSAYDGPAGPAPDGPAGSAPDGPAGSAPDADWRPVESFHEKPDAETARRYVEAGHYWNAGLFAWRPEVFVDAAASSPLAPLLEALDESAEPPTAGGPGATAAFESVEPVSVDNAVFERAEDVAVVPVSFPWDDVGSWDALERVLDADGDGNVTAGDVALRTLDAADNVVAADDRHVSLVGVSDLAVVAWDDRVLVVPKERAQDVKSLVRSLEERGEF
- a CDS encoding DUF7091 family protein, with translation MEDRLERLVRQKFREAGRQYARARDAYRDGRDESTGPGSDAVPDSLPRDGEGRLRIVCRRHAERRAVAVDGEGHPACFEGDHPDCEGCVEDVGDGIVETW
- a CDS encoding replication factor A (Replication protein A protects and stabilize the intermediate ssDNA that is generated by the unwinding action of a DNA helicase at the replication fork. In addition, SSBs prevent the formation of secondary structures by single-stranded template DNA.); this translates as MSDLRTHAAEIAEQFSDHLDVDEDEVEERLENLVEEYRVPVEEARRSVINSYLEEAGLERDEIGRGGNDEVHLADIDQDEQWIDVTAKVVELWEPRSDSIAQVGLLGDESGRTKFVAFETSDLPELEEGAVYRLGNVVTDEYQGNFSVKLNKTTSIEELDEDIEVGDDAITVEGALVDIQSGSGLIKRCPEEGCTRVLQNGRCSEHGDVEGEFDLRIKGVLDDGEEVYEVIFGRDVTEDLTGVTLEEAQQMAMDALDTTVVVDEMREDLLGTYYRVSGPELGRYVLADEVERLTEPADPEAVLIKARSI